One region of Candidatus Peribacteraceae bacterium genomic DNA includes:
- a CDS encoding N-acetylmuramoyl-L-alanine amidase, with protein sequence MRRSLLIPAALVLLALFHGARERVFDPQMRESAALREESFANPVDALSVSGDRIAAEVSGFDGKEWTAWETLQRDDEQDPLSRESNLVVFPAPVSKVRLRGNTNVEFHPISVSHEPSHYTVAARANVAEPRVLSRENWGADESLLYDAQPVATPSNGNSDSREADNGNGSSAAVSNRVRDCQDAQRLYPEEFRIAERVTKDGAGRTFLWPQEYSPSVRLIVVHHTAGAVGPDSRPAVERMRAIYTYHAKNRGWGDIGYHYVIDEAGQIYQGRAGGEAVIGGHAYCNNINTVSIALMGNFDVEQPRQAQVQSLQWLADSLARQYDIDLNRNVMFHGKTLPGITGHRDLLATSCPGYYLNGTMDQVRLHVRTGDLEAAVRFPSPPSSASRSSTPSFTKKATPVAGLTAMGNTTVTGRPGGEIVVALRYQAGAKPVRRGANLGAIKRSSPSIGVWVAKGESYVRARTGLLAPDAIGSNQTAIIRVKIQIPRDRGVHSLKIGNVSYAITTEGRRLPAATRGNTAPQQTSTTRTGPVRPTRSSSSSVVGTDYPVPQQPQTQTPPSPLGGGAGGGGDFIRIRLTDKRETPLDTMTVEFPGVGLVNGASVNGGVITLTKNGESCTASRYGSAITSGVVRLDLQGGIHTVTSMAKAQNRYRGVLECRVVDGTLTLINELPLEDYMAGLSEEPDTEPYEKQKAFAVAARTYAAYYMDAAHRKFPGKPFDGSDSPAEFQVYGGVVFEQANPRWVQAVHETKGDVLMKNGQVLRAPYFSSDDGRTRSPAEAGWASFPFPEVFAGKPDPWCSGMENRGHGVGMSGCGARGQAYEGKKYLEILEYYYPSTTITSIAY encoded by the coding sequence ATGCGTCGTTCCCTCCTCATTCCTGCGGCATTGGTGCTGCTCGCGCTCTTCCACGGCGCACGAGAGCGGGTCTTCGACCCGCAGATGCGCGAAAGCGCCGCCCTCAGGGAAGAATCCTTCGCGAACCCCGTTGATGCGCTGAGCGTGAGCGGTGACCGTATCGCGGCGGAGGTGAGCGGGTTCGATGGAAAGGAATGGACGGCGTGGGAGACCCTGCAACGGGATGACGAGCAGGATCCGCTCTCTCGGGAATCGAACCTGGTGGTGTTCCCCGCACCCGTCTCCAAGGTCCGCCTGCGCGGGAACACGAATGTGGAATTCCATCCCATCAGCGTCTCGCACGAGCCTTCCCACTACACCGTGGCGGCAAGGGCGAACGTGGCGGAGCCCAGGGTTCTCTCCCGCGAGAACTGGGGCGCGGACGAATCCCTCCTCTACGATGCCCAACCCGTCGCCACTCCTTCCAACGGGAACTCGGACAGCCGCGAAGCGGACAACGGCAACGGCTCCTCGGCCGCCGTCTCCAACCGCGTACGCGATTGCCAGGATGCGCAGCGGCTGTACCCGGAGGAGTTCCGCATCGCGGAGCGCGTAACCAAGGACGGCGCCGGCCGCACGTTCCTGTGGCCGCAGGAGTATTCGCCCTCCGTGCGGTTGATCGTGGTGCACCACACCGCGGGAGCCGTGGGTCCGGATAGCAGGCCGGCCGTGGAGCGGATGCGCGCCATCTACACGTACCATGCCAAGAACCGCGGCTGGGGGGACATCGGGTACCACTACGTGATTGACGAAGCCGGGCAGATCTACCAGGGGCGCGCGGGAGGGGAAGCGGTGATCGGCGGGCACGCCTACTGCAACAACATCAACACTGTGAGCATTGCGCTCATGGGGAATTTTGACGTGGAGCAGCCGCGCCAAGCCCAGGTCCAGAGCCTGCAATGGCTGGCGGATTCGCTGGCGCGCCAGTACGACATCGATCTCAACCGTAACGTGATGTTCCACGGAAAAACCCTCCCCGGCATCACGGGCCACCGCGACCTCCTCGCCACCAGTTGCCCGGGGTACTACCTCAACGGGACCATGGACCAGGTGCGCCTGCACGTGCGTACCGGTGACCTGGAAGCAGCCGTCCGTTTCCCCTCGCCCCCCTCATCGGCTTCGCGCAGTTCCACGCCGTCGTTCACCAAGAAGGCGACTCCCGTGGCCGGACTTACAGCCATGGGAAACACCACCGTTACGGGACGGCCGGGAGGTGAGATCGTGGTGGCCTTGCGCTACCAGGCGGGGGCAAAGCCCGTCCGCAGGGGAGCGAACCTGGGCGCCATCAAGCGGTCCTCCCCGAGCATCGGCGTATGGGTGGCCAAAGGGGAGAGCTACGTGCGTGCGCGCACCGGCCTGCTCGCCCCCGACGCCATCGGCTCCAACCAAACCGCCATCATCCGCGTCAAGATCCAAATCCCCCGCGACCGCGGCGTGCACTCCCTCAAGATCGGGAATGTGTCCTACGCCATCACCACGGAAGGGCGGCGCTTGCCGGCCGCGACGCGCGGGAACACGGCTCCGCAGCAGACCTCGACAACGCGCACGGGGCCCGTCCGCCCCACGCGCTCCAGCAGCAGTTCCGTGGTGGGGACCGATTATCCCGTGCCACAACAACCACAAACACAAACACCCCCCTCTCCCCTCGGGGGAGGAGCCGGGGGTGGGGGTGACTTCATCCGCATCCGTTTGACCGACAAGCGCGAGACCCCCTTGGACACCATGACCGTGGAGTTCCCGGGCGTGGGCCTCGTGAACGGCGCCTCCGTGAACGGCGGCGTAATCACGCTCACGAAGAACGGGGAGAGCTGCACTGCTTCCCGCTACGGCTCAGCTATCACCTCGGGCGTGGTGCGCCTGGACCTGCAAGGCGGCATCCACACCGTGACGAGCATGGCCAAGGCGCAGAACCGCTACCGCGGCGTGCTGGAGTGCCGCGTGGTGGACGGCACCCTCACCTTGATCAACGAGCTGCCGCTGGAGGACTACATGGCGGGGCTTTCGGAGGAGCCGGATACCGAACCCTACGAGAAGCAGAAAGCTTTCGCCGTCGCCGCGCGCACGTACGCCGCGTACTACATGGATGCCGCGCACCGCAAATTCCCCGGCAAACCCTTCGACGGGTCGGATAGCCCCGCGGAGTTCCAGGTGTACGGCGGCGTCGTGTTCGAGCAGGCCAACCCGCGCTGGGTGCAGGCCGTGCACGAGACCAAGGGGGACGTGCTCATGAAGAACGGCCAGGTGCTCCGCGCGCCGTACTTCTCCTCGGATGACGGCAGGACGCGCTCCCCCGCCGAGGCGGGATGGGCGAGCTTCCCTTTCCCGGAAGTCTTCGCCGGCAAACCCGATCCCTGGTGCAGCGGCATGGAGAACCGCGGCCATGGCGTGGGGATGTCCGGCTGCGGGGCGAGGGGACAAGCGTATGAGGGAAAGAAGTATCTGGAGATTTTGGAGTATTACTATCCGAGTACCACCATAACGAGTATTGCGTATTAA
- a CDS encoding ChbG/HpnK family deacetylase yields the protein MPRLIITADDLGVNAQRSHGIFLCAEFGAVTAASLWPNGSDSDAAAKRSRERGLPVGLHVNLTEEYPLSKPGDVASLLDMTGRFHPVQRLFTLLDEGKVQQEHLEREIRAQISWALESGLTLTHVSGNWDAHVHPAVAAALIPAMERYGLRLVRIPCEEPLPPFGFNVPEEQLAATRAINAMAKKARKLFEAAGIASTDHFRGHTLLDNASAKNLRHVISRLPEGTTELMVHPGSPCAYGTPFDLDPQRQTELRMLTDESFKAFLVERKVELIGWGDL from the coding sequence ATGCCCCGGTTGATCATTACGGCCGATGACCTCGGTGTGAACGCACAGCGTTCCCACGGGATTTTTCTGTGCGCGGAGTTCGGGGCGGTGACGGCCGCTTCTCTGTGGCCGAACGGGAGCGACAGTGATGCGGCGGCAAAGCGCTCGCGGGAGCGCGGGCTCCCCGTGGGGCTGCATGTGAATCTGACGGAGGAGTATCCCCTCAGTAAGCCCGGGGACGTGGCATCTCTCTTGGACATGACCGGCAGGTTCCATCCCGTGCAGCGTCTGTTCACGCTGCTCGACGAAGGGAAGGTGCAGCAGGAACATCTGGAGCGTGAGATCCGGGCGCAGATCTCGTGGGCGCTGGAGAGCGGCCTCACCCTCACGCACGTCTCCGGCAATTGGGACGCCCACGTGCATCCCGCCGTGGCAGCCGCGCTCATCCCCGCCATGGAGCGCTACGGGCTCCGCTTGGTCCGCATCCCCTGCGAGGAGCCGCTCCCTCCGTTCGGCTTCAACGTCCCCGAGGAACAACTGGCGGCGACGCGCGCCATCAACGCCATGGCGAAGAAAGCGAGAAAACTCTTCGAAGCGGCAGGCATCGCCTCCACCGACCACTTCCGCGGCCACACCCTGCTCGACAACGCGTCGGCCAAGAACCTGCGCCACGTCATCAGCCGCCTGCCGGAAGGGACGACGGAATTGATGGTTCATCCGGGGAGTCCTTGCGCCTACGGCACGCCGTTCGACCTCGACCCCCAGCGCCAGACGGAGCTGCGGATGCTCACGGACGAATCGTTCAAGGCCTTCCTCGTGGAGCGGAAGGTGGAGCTGATCGGGTGGGGGGATCTGTGA
- a CDS encoding peptide chain release factor-like protein, protein MPSSIELPSDYQQKVRELNIRPEDVEENFIRGSGHGGQKVNKTESTVQLVHHPSGIVVRSQRFREQHLNRIDAWKLLILKLEEKVKGKESALQQEIYKIRKQKARRSKKAKEKMLKEKKLRGGLKELRKDVGDRIS, encoded by the coding sequence ATGCCCTCCTCCATCGAACTTCCATCGGACTACCAACAGAAAGTGCGTGAGCTCAACATCCGTCCCGAGGATGTGGAGGAGAACTTCATACGCGGCTCAGGGCACGGCGGCCAGAAAGTGAACAAGACCGAGAGCACCGTGCAGCTGGTCCATCATCCGTCCGGCATCGTGGTGCGGAGCCAGCGGTTCCGCGAACAGCACTTGAACCGCATCGATGCGTGGAAGCTCCTCATCCTCAAGCTGGAGGAGAAGGTGAAGGGGAAGGAATCGGCGCTGCAGCAGGAAATCTACAAAATTCGGAAGCAGAAGGCGCGGAGGTCGAAGAAGGCGAAGGAGAAGATGCTGAAGGAGAAGAAGCTCAGGGGTGGATTGAAAGAGTTGAGGAAGGATGTGGGGGATCGTATCTCGTAG
- a CDS encoding glucose-6-phosphate dehydrogenase has product MLAVTHPFSLILFGASGNLAKLKLYPSLFTLALRKRLPKEYAIVGYARTAMESASFRTMVGESIVRDMPEVKEEAVREFLTHCHYVAGQYDGEEDMRKLRGTLTELEEGWQAPVRLAYLSVPPQVIPAIARNLCAAEIPTPGKFRCIVEKPVGHDRESFEEIEKLLTRCFPADDVYFLDHYLGKEAVRNIYYLRYANPLLERLFKNMLIKFVEVTASETLGIEGRAGYFEHTGAFRDMFQSHLLEMCSLLTMSLHESDAEIPSVRLQALRELYLPPAKKLEDIALQGQYAAGSIGEERAKGYREEEGADPQSRTNTYAAVKLLSRDPRWQGVPFYVRSGKRLRKKETRISLVFRGHQESGEGGRPRGDRAAPRGEAPNRLDIIAQGEAGMRIHLQTKVGGSDVSFRPLVLTDPLVCTGDCLPEYGLLLLEAINGIKTWFLSPEEIRAAWQLTDPLQSHFDHPDTPLYFYPAGSHGPVEADAWIGKDGVGWL; this is encoded by the coding sequence ATGCTCGCCGTCACGCATCCCTTCTCCCTCATCCTCTTCGGCGCCTCGGGGAACCTGGCCAAGCTCAAGCTGTACCCCTCGCTCTTCACGCTCGCGCTGCGCAAGAGGCTGCCGAAGGAATACGCGATCGTGGGGTACGCGCGGACGGCGATGGAGAGCGCCTCCTTCCGGACGATGGTAGGGGAATCCATCGTGCGCGACATGCCGGAGGTGAAGGAGGAAGCCGTGCGGGAGTTCCTCACCCACTGCCACTACGTCGCGGGGCAGTACGACGGCGAGGAGGATATGCGGAAGCTCCGGGGAACGCTCACGGAATTGGAGGAGGGTTGGCAAGCCCCCGTGCGCCTTGCGTACCTCTCTGTACCGCCGCAGGTGATTCCCGCCATCGCCCGAAACCTGTGCGCCGCGGAAATTCCCACGCCGGGGAAGTTCCGCTGCATCGTGGAGAAGCCTGTGGGGCATGACCGCGAGAGCTTTGAGGAAATCGAGAAGCTCCTCACCCGCTGCTTCCCGGCCGATGACGTGTACTTCCTGGACCACTACCTGGGGAAGGAGGCCGTGCGCAACATCTACTACCTGCGCTACGCCAACCCCCTCCTCGAGCGCCTCTTCAAGAACATGCTCATCAAGTTCGTGGAGGTGACGGCGTCGGAGACGCTGGGCATCGAAGGGCGTGCGGGATACTTCGAACACACGGGCGCCTTTCGCGATATGTTCCAAAGCCACCTGCTGGAGATGTGCTCGCTCCTCACCATGTCGCTGCACGAGAGCGACGCGGAGATCCCTTCCGTCCGCCTCCAAGCGCTGCGGGAGCTGTACCTCCCACCCGCGAAGAAGCTGGAGGACATCGCGCTGCAGGGGCAGTACGCGGCGGGATCCATCGGCGAAGAGCGCGCCAAAGGGTACCGGGAGGAGGAAGGGGCGGACCCGCAATCCCGCACGAACACGTACGCGGCGGTCAAGCTCCTCAGCCGCGATCCGCGCTGGCAGGGAGTGCCGTTCTACGTGCGCTCGGGGAAGAGGCTCCGCAAGAAGGAGACGCGCATCTCCCTGGTGTTCCGGGGGCATCAGGAGTCGGGGGAGGGCGGACGGCCCCGCGGGGACCGCGCCGCGCCGCGGGGGGAGGCGCCCAACCGCTTGGACATCATCGCGCAGGGGGAGGCGGGCATGCGCATCCACCTGCAGACCAAGGTGGGCGGCTCCGACGTGAGCTTCCGTCCACTCGTCTTGACGGACCCTCTCGTGTGCACGGGCGATTGCCTCCCCGAGTACGGCCTCCTCTTGCTGGAAGCCATCAACGGCATCAAGACCTGGTTCCTCTCGCCGGAGGAGATCCGCGCCGCCTGGCAGCTCACCGATCCTCTGCAATCACATTTTGACCATCCGGACACGCCGCTGTACTTCTACCCTGCCGGTTCCCACGGCCCCGTGGAAGCGGATGCGTGGATAGGGAAGGATGGGGTGGGGTGGCTGTGA
- the metK gene encoding methionine adenosyltransferase gives MSHYITSESVTEGHPDKLCDQISDAILDDAIRKDPQAHVACECLATTGLVVVAGEMRTKGYIPIAEIARKTIEEIGYDDAVYGFDHKACAVIVSVGEQSSDIQMGVDCDKNKEHEQGAGDQGLMFGFACDETKELMPLPISLAHKLTKKLAQVRKRNGLKYLRPDGKSQVTVQYGDDGRPERIECIVVSTQHAEDVSHKQICKDIRKHVIEPVCGDLMDKKTKVHINPTGRFVIGGPPGDCGLTGRKIIVDTYGGYSRHGGGAFSGKDPSKVDRSAAYAARWIAKHVVKAKLARKCEVQVAYAIGIAAPVSIHVETFGTGKVSDRKLEKAIGQVFDLRPAAIIRDLDLLKPQYRKLATYGHMGREDLGVKWEVCDRVEKLLKAVK, from the coding sequence ATGTCTCACTACATTACGTCGGAATCGGTGACCGAGGGTCACCCGGACAAGCTCTGCGACCAGATCAGCGACGCCATCCTGGACGACGCCATCCGCAAGGACCCCCAGGCGCACGTGGCGTGCGAGTGCCTTGCCACCACCGGCCTCGTGGTCGTGGCGGGCGAGATGCGCACCAAGGGGTACATTCCCATCGCGGAAATCGCGCGCAAGACCATCGAGGAGATCGGCTACGACGACGCCGTCTACGGTTTCGACCACAAGGCGTGCGCCGTCATCGTCTCCGTGGGCGAGCAGAGCTCGGACATCCAGATGGGCGTGGACTGCGACAAGAACAAGGAGCATGAGCAGGGCGCGGGCGACCAAGGCCTGATGTTCGGGTTCGCGTGCGACGAGACGAAGGAGCTCATGCCGCTGCCCATCTCGCTCGCGCACAAGCTCACCAAGAAGCTGGCGCAAGTCCGCAAGCGCAACGGTTTGAAGTATCTGCGCCCGGACGGCAAGAGCCAGGTCACGGTCCAGTACGGCGATGACGGCCGCCCCGAGAGGATCGAGTGCATCGTGGTCTCCACCCAACATGCGGAGGACGTGAGCCACAAGCAGATCTGCAAGGACATCCGCAAGCACGTCATTGAGCCCGTGTGCGGCGACCTGATGGACAAGAAGACCAAGGTTCACATCAACCCCACGGGCCGCTTCGTCATCGGCGGCCCCCCCGGGGACTGCGGGCTCACGGGACGCAAGATCATCGTGGACACCTACGGCGGGTACAGCCGGCACGGGGGAGGCGCCTTCTCCGGCAAGGATCCGAGCAAGGTGGATCGCTCCGCCGCCTACGCGGCGCGCTGGATCGCGAAGCACGTGGTCAAGGCCAAGCTGGCGCGCAAGTGCGAAGTGCAGGTGGCGTACGCCATCGGCATCGCGGCGCCGGTCTCCATCCACGTCGAAACTTTCGGTACAGGGAAGGTCAGCGACCGCAAGCTGGAGAAGGCCATCGGCCAAGTGTTCGACCTGCGCCCCGCGGCCATCATCCGCGACCTCGACCTCCTCAAGCCGCAGTACCGCAAGCTCGCCACGTACGGTCACATGGGGAGGGAAGACCTGGGCGTGAAGTGGGAGGTGTGTGACAGGGTGGAGAAGTTGTTGAAGGCGGTGAAGTGA
- a CDS encoding YraN family protein, which yields MEPSSPPSSASHLLLGREGEDIVEHHLHCLGWDIQARNVRVGRRDEIDLIAREPVDDVLVFVEVKTRREPSDVFPARLGAHYRKRQNMLRAARRWVAQEDYQGGYRVDLVCVEGGRVTQHTKGINARGRRER from the coding sequence ATGGAACCTTCTTCCCCTCCTTCATCGGCCTCCCACCTCCTCCTCGGGCGCGAGGGCGAAGACATTGTGGAACACCACCTCCACTGTCTCGGCTGGGACATCCAAGCCCGGAATGTCCGTGTGGGGCGCAGGGATGAGATTGATCTCATTGCCCGAGAACCGGTGGATGATGTCCTCGTCTTCGTGGAGGTGAAGACGCGCCGGGAGCCGAGTGACGTATTCCCCGCGCGGCTCGGGGCGCATTATCGCAAGCGCCAAAACATGCTTCGCGCGGCGCGGCGGTGGGTGGCGCAGGAGGATTACCAGGGCGGGTATCGTGTTGATCTGGTATGCGTGGAAGGCGGCCGCGTCACGCAGCATACTAAAGGCATCAACGCGCGTGGGCGGAGGGAACGATGA
- the pgl gene encoding 6-phosphogluconolactonase, with product MQCELLEAETHDKFVKQAADVLEKQIGSVLAKAGRCVMGLSGGKTPLPVYAALAERPLEWQNVWVFLVDERYVSPDREESNRRAIEESLLKKVGHPTEQFLAPDTWKALPECVNGYENALKELFAKGQPDIITLGMGEDGHIASLFPPLPPEAFEPSRLAIATHNGNDAVPDRISVTIPVLTSAAMPLFLLEGRLKKRTWAKVLESGLNTREWPAHAVMATERAVVVAGWASAEEGT from the coding sequence ATGCAATGCGAACTCCTGGAAGCAGAGACGCACGACAAGTTCGTCAAGCAGGCCGCCGATGTGCTGGAAAAGCAGATCGGAAGCGTGCTCGCCAAGGCGGGCCGCTGTGTCATGGGCCTCTCCGGAGGGAAGACGCCCCTCCCCGTGTACGCCGCCCTCGCGGAGCGCCCGCTGGAATGGCAGAACGTGTGGGTGTTCTTGGTGGATGAGCGGTACGTCTCCCCCGACCGCGAGGAGAGCAATCGGCGCGCCATCGAGGAATCGCTCCTCAAGAAGGTGGGGCACCCCACGGAGCAATTCCTGGCGCCCGACACGTGGAAGGCGCTCCCGGAGTGCGTGAACGGGTACGAGAACGCGCTCAAGGAGCTCTTCGCCAAAGGCCAGCCCGACATCATCACACTGGGGATGGGGGAGGACGGCCACATCGCTTCGCTCTTCCCGCCGCTTCCGCCGGAAGCCTTCGAACCCTCGCGGCTCGCCATCGCCACGCACAACGGGAACGACGCCGTCCCCGACCGCATCAGCGTGACCATCCCCGTGCTCACGAGCGCGGCCATGCCCCTCTTCCTGTTGGAGGGAAGATTGAAGAAGCGCACGTGGGCCAAGGTGCTGGAGAGCGGCCTGAACACGCGCGAATGGCCGGCGCACGCCGTAATGGCCACGGAGAGGGCGGTGGTGGTTGCGGGGTGGGCCTCGGCAGAGGAAGGAACATGA
- the serS gene encoding serine--tRNA ligase — MIDLADLRQHPDAYKDAAGKKRIKVDIDAFLALDEERRSLLKEVEEMRAKKNAVSGKVPTMKGDEKKKTIKEMKELDVTLKEQEEQLKNVEAQWNNLQLQLPVIPLPQVPVGKDESENVEAHKWGDPAAALKVKNPKDHVTLGEELDILDIPRGAKVAGARSYYLKGDGARLEMAVLQFTLDHLRKKGWTQFTPPYLATYECFMGTGFFPGADQSNIYAVGEQAEKGAAITPDNLYLIGTSEVTVASYHMGETLEAEKLPKRYAGFSPCFRREAGTYGKDTKGLYRIHQFQKIEQVVLCEADVEKGMKMFEEIRTNAEEVLQALKLPYRILSICTGDLGKGKLFQQDIETWMPSRKSYGETHSCSYLGDFQARRLNIKYIDGDGKKKFVHTLNNTCIASPRILIPLLEIYQNEDGSVTVPEVLRPYMGGQERIEKR; from the coding sequence ATGATCGACCTGGCTGACCTTCGGCAACACCCCGACGCCTACAAGGACGCCGCCGGGAAGAAGCGCATCAAGGTGGACATCGATGCGTTCCTCGCGCTGGACGAGGAGCGGCGCTCTCTCTTGAAAGAGGTGGAAGAGATGCGCGCCAAGAAGAACGCCGTGAGCGGTAAAGTGCCGACGATGAAAGGGGACGAGAAGAAGAAAACGATTAAGGAGATGAAGGAGCTGGACGTGACGCTCAAGGAGCAGGAGGAGCAATTGAAGAACGTCGAAGCGCAGTGGAACAACCTGCAACTCCAGCTCCCCGTGATCCCGCTCCCGCAGGTTCCCGTGGGGAAGGATGAATCGGAGAATGTGGAGGCGCACAAGTGGGGCGACCCGGCGGCGGCACTCAAGGTAAAGAATCCCAAGGACCATGTGACGCTGGGCGAAGAGTTGGACATACTGGATATTCCCCGCGGCGCAAAAGTGGCCGGTGCGCGCAGTTATTACCTCAAGGGGGACGGCGCGCGGCTGGAGATGGCCGTACTGCAGTTCACCTTGGACCACTTGCGGAAGAAAGGGTGGACACAGTTCACGCCCCCTTACTTGGCAACCTACGAGTGCTTCATGGGGACGGGATTCTTTCCGGGCGCCGACCAATCGAACATTTACGCGGTGGGCGAGCAAGCGGAGAAAGGTGCTGCCATAACGCCGGACAACCTCTACCTCATCGGCACATCGGAAGTGACGGTGGCCAGCTACCACATGGGGGAGACGCTGGAAGCGGAGAAGCTCCCCAAGCGCTACGCGGGATTCTCCCCGTGCTTCCGCAGGGAAGCCGGCACGTACGGCAAGGACACCAAAGGCCTCTACCGCATCCACCAGTTCCAGAAGATCGAGCAAGTCGTTCTCTGCGAGGCGGATGTGGAGAAGGGGATGAAGATGTTCGAGGAGATCCGCACGAACGCGGAGGAAGTGCTTCAGGCGCTCAAACTTCCCTACCGCATCCTCTCCATCTGCACGGGCGACCTGGGGAAGGGGAAGCTCTTCCAGCAGGATATCGAGACGTGGATGCCGAGCAGAAAATCGTACGGCGAAACGCACAGCTGTTCCTACTTGGGAGATTTCCAAGCGCGCCGCCTGAACATCAAATACATTGATGGCGATGGGAAGAAGAAGTTCGTCCACACCCTCAACAACACCTGCATCGCATCCCCGCGCATCCTGATCCCCCTCCTCGAGATCTACCAGAATGAGGATGGATCGGTGACGGTTCCGGAGGTTCTGCGACCGTATATGGGGGGGCAAGAAAGGATAGAGAAGAGGTGA
- a CDS encoding glycosyltransferase family 4 protein, with product MKILFTRFPFESRLNGGAERQVITLMEGLIARNNAAAFAGSCKALLTLCRERGIPSTELMIGPPPVTKWDAVSFAWRRKSMQRTLLSLLENFHDLDAVVMLSLSEKLLLTEEAAKKGIRVLWIEHDPVGRWLTANPWLPLLKRMSRHATIVTVSEMSRGVYLTMGFDPQRVVAIPNGIDLKRFEREQTTTNNTHSPLPPAHRSLGEGGKGEGLGEGGRVEHTDKALRIGTIARLDREKGLDLLITAIRDLPNVSLTIVGQGKEQQHLQTLIGGTPCAMGGPPVPNGYVRAGEGEGPASKSLPTSQPRNLAGADEEARGWAEGLWRAVRFLLLLFFVGLTKKRRERHKRQSQNETQRIQIFPNVENLASFYRSLSLFVLPSRTNDPFGLVAAEAMSLGVPVVVTDACGIASSLTNGENAVIVQAGDVRALRQGITSLLDPEKRKMIAEKGKTFATSEFSVHRMVERYENLLR from the coding sequence ATGAAAATCCTCTTCACCAGATTCCCCTTCGAAAGCCGCCTGAACGGTGGTGCGGAACGGCAGGTGATCACCCTGATGGAAGGCCTCATTGCACGCAATAATGCCGCGGCGTTCGCCGGGAGCTGCAAGGCGCTCCTCACGCTGTGCCGAGAGAGAGGCATCCCTTCCACGGAGCTCATGATCGGACCGCCGCCGGTAACCAAGTGGGACGCCGTGAGCTTCGCGTGGCGCCGCAAGAGCATGCAGCGCACACTCCTCTCCCTCCTGGAAAATTTCCATGATCTCGATGCTGTGGTGATGCTGAGCTTGAGCGAAAAACTCCTCCTCACGGAAGAAGCGGCAAAGAAGGGGATACGCGTTCTATGGATCGAGCACGATCCCGTGGGACGGTGGCTCACGGCCAACCCGTGGCTCCCACTGCTCAAGCGGATGAGCCGACACGCGACGATCGTGACGGTATCGGAGATGAGCAGGGGGGTGTACCTCACGATGGGATTCGATCCGCAGCGCGTGGTGGCGATCCCGAACGGGATTGATTTGAAGAGATTTGAAAGGGAACAAACAACTACAAACAACACACATTCCCCTCTCCCGCCTGCCCACCGAAGCCTTGGCGAAGGTGGGAAGGGGGAGGGGCTAGGGGAGGGGGGAAGAGTGGAACATACAGACAAGGCGCTGCGCATCGGCACCATCGCCCGCCTCGACCGCGAAAAAGGCCTCGACCTCCTCATCACTGCCATACGAGATCTCCCGAACGTCTCCCTCACCATTGTCGGACAGGGAAAGGAACAGCAACACCTTCAAACACTCATTGGGGGGACTCCGTGCGCCATGGGGGGCCCGCCCGTACCGAACGGGTACGTTCGGGCGGGTGAAGGGGAAGGCCCTGCTTCGAAAAGCTTGCCGACGAGTCAGCCCCGAAACCTTGCAGGGGCTGACGAGGAGGCACGGGGCTGGGCGGAGGGGCTTTGGCGCGCGGTGCGCTTTCTTTTGCTTCTTTTCTTTGTCGGGCTGACAAAGAAAAGAAGGGAGCGGCACAAGAGGCAATCGCAGAACGAGACACAGCGAATCCAAATCTTCCCCAATGTCGAGAATCTCGCCTCCTTCTACCGCTCCCTCTCCCTCTTCGTCCTCCCCTCGCGCACCAACGACCCCTTCGGTCTGGTGGCGGCGGAAGCAATGAGCCTGGGCGTTCCGGTGGTGGTGACCGACGCGTGCGGCATCGCTTCCTCCCTTACCAATGGAGAGAACGCCGTCATCGTCCAAGCGGGTGACGTGCGGGCGCTGCGGCAGGGGATCACATCACTTCTTGATCCGGAGAAACGGAAAATGATCGCCGAAAAAGGAAAAACCTTTGCGACAAGTGAATTTTCTGTTCATAGAATGGTGGAACGGTACGAAAATCTCTTGCGGTGA